In Flavobacteriales bacterium, one genomic interval encodes:
- a CDS encoding tetratricopeptide repeat protein, which yields MKYTELLQRSFFFAALLIPVIHVNAQVNNRLDAIHAIQLGDNLLRLGNSEQALLAYTNAIKMDITFADTYMKRATLLSRLGQNLQALGDMDQALALNPYSAYIYDRRAKVKILANDIKGAEDDINMAVSMQPYDDILRESRIDTWLAIGAVDKAISEIDTLLEHSPDDVMLLLKKSTAYLQMNDQIRALELLDLTVSLSPKLALVHDLRGVALMRAARWNDALASFDLAIKLDSTFDIAWYNRGLVHGHLGNTIAAKSDMDKALMIGTDKPHIFFQRALSRKRDGDLTGAQADYDKALELAPDYLEAQYNRAFVRKHLGDHAGAFEDADRSVVMAPDDPDTWNMKGNLHMLFSEFVDAIECFDRALSLDHDHQNALFNRGLAFHMRYDAIRGCEDMRRSAELGSAQAKDAMTYFCAF from the coding sequence ATGAAGTACACCGAACTTCTCCAGCGCTCCTTCTTCTTCGCGGCGTTACTGATACCAGTGATCCACGTGAATGCCCAGGTCAATAACCGTCTTGACGCTATCCATGCCATTCAACTTGGTGACAATCTGCTGCGCTTGGGGAACAGCGAACAAGCGCTTCTTGCCTACACCAATGCCATTAAGATGGATATAACCTTCGCTGACACGTATATGAAACGCGCAACCCTGTTGAGCCGTTTGGGCCAGAATTTACAGGCTCTAGGGGACATGGACCAGGCCTTAGCACTCAATCCATATAGCGCTTATATCTATGATCGCCGAGCCAAAGTGAAGATACTTGCGAATGATATAAAAGGCGCTGAGGATGACATCAATATGGCCGTTTCCATGCAACCTTACGATGATATTTTACGGGAAAGTCGTATAGATACCTGGTTGGCGATCGGCGCCGTTGACAAAGCCATAAGCGAGATCGACACGTTGCTCGAACACAGCCCGGATGACGTAATGCTCTTATTGAAAAAGAGCACTGCTTACCTTCAAATGAACGACCAGATCCGCGCATTGGAACTTCTGGACCTGACCGTGTCCCTTAGCCCAAAACTCGCATTGGTGCATGACCTGCGAGGTGTGGCCCTCATGAGAGCTGCACGTTGGAATGATGCATTGGCCTCATTTGACCTAGCAATAAAATTGGATAGTACGTTCGACATTGCCTGGTACAACCGCGGCCTAGTACATGGGCATTTAGGCAATACGATTGCCGCGAAGTCCGATATGGATAAAGCCCTGATGATCGGCACTGATAAGCCACACATATTCTTCCAACGAGCACTTTCCCGAAAACGTGATGGCGACCTTACAGGTGCCCAAGCAGACTACGACAAGGCCTTGGAACTTGCACCTGACTACTTGGAAGCGCAATACAATCGGGCATTCGTGCGTAAACATTTAGGTGATCATGCTGGGGCGTTCGAAGATGCTGATAGGAGCGTGGTAATGGCCCCAGACGACCCGGATACGTGGAACATGAAAGGCAACCTCCACATGTTGTTCAGTGAATTCGTAGATGCCATCGAGTGTTTTGATAGGGCCCTTTCACTCGACCATGATCATCAGAATGCGCTATTCAACAGAGGCCTCGCATTCCATATGCGTTACGATGCTATTCGCGGTTGCGAGGATATGCGCAGAAGTGCTGAACTGGGCTCGGCCCAGGCCAAGGACGCAATGACCTATTTCTGTGCATTCTGA
- the gcvH gene encoding glycine cleavage system protein GcvH — protein sequence MNIPQDLQYTKDHEWVRVEGDEVVIGITDFAQSELGDIVFVDIGSEGQELAHEAVFGTVEAVKTVSDLFMPVSGTVSSVNLDLADDPASVNKDPYGKGWMIRVKLKDKGELAGLMTAEAYGALVG from the coding sequence ATGAATATTCCACAAGACCTACAGTACACGAAGGATCATGAATGGGTCCGCGTAGAAGGAGACGAAGTCGTAATTGGTATAACGGATTTTGCCCAAAGTGAATTGGGCGACATCGTTTTCGTGGATATTGGCTCAGAGGGCCAAGAGCTGGCACATGAAGCCGTATTCGGTACGGTGGAGGCGGTTAAGACCGTGAGCGACCTGTTCATGCCAGTTAGCGGAACAGTGAGTTCAGTGAATCTCGATCTTGCTGATGACCCCGCTTCCGTGAACAAGGACCCGTATGGTAAAGGCTGGATGATCCGTGTAAAGCTTAAGGATAAAGGTGAGCTTGCCGGATTGATGACCGCTGAAGCATACGGTGCACTGGTGGGTTGA
- a CDS encoding amidohydrolase family protein encodes MIIDIHTHLNNYHEDHVVSIDECLDKLTAAMTQNNVDYSLVLTSYKVNEHRPSTKAVVDAVQGRKNIGVIAGISYLHYDHHDLSEIANYLEKGLVKGLKLYPGYEPFYPNDTRLKVVYDMAVEYDVPVMFHSGDTYSPTGRVKYSHPLQIDDLAVDFPTMKIVICHVGNPWIKDCMEVVYKNDNVYADFSGLVLGDFSDKFEKFMKSELENMITYAGNPRYLLYGTDWPISNMGSYLKFIAQLDLPDDRKEMILWKNAAELFKIDVSVLR; translated from the coding sequence ATGATCATCGATATCCATACGCATCTGAATAACTATCACGAAGATCATGTGGTCTCTATAGACGAATGCCTCGATAAGCTTACGGCTGCAATGACTCAGAACAACGTGGACTATTCGCTGGTGCTCACTTCGTATAAAGTCAACGAACATCGACCGAGTACGAAAGCTGTGGTGGATGCTGTTCAGGGTAGAAAGAACATCGGTGTAATTGCTGGGATCAGTTACTTGCATTACGACCACCATGACCTCAGTGAGATCGCGAACTACTTGGAAAAGGGACTGGTAAAAGGGTTGAAACTTTATCCCGGTTACGAACCATTCTATCCGAACGATACACGTTTGAAAGTGGTCTACGACATGGCTGTGGAATACGATGTGCCCGTCATGTTCCATAGCGGTGATACGTATTCGCCAACAGGCCGGGTGAAATATTCGCACCCGTTACAGATCGATGACCTAGCTGTCGACTTCCCCACAATGAAGATCGTGATCTGTCACGTCGGCAATCCGTGGATAAAGGACTGCATGGAAGTGGTGTACAAGAACGACAATGTGTATGCCGACTTCTCCGGTCTGGTGTTGGGCGATTTCTCGGATAAGTTCGAGAAGTTCATGAAGAGCGAATTGGAGAACATGATCACCTACGCCGGCAATCCGCGTTACTTGTTATACGGAACCGATTGGCCCATCTCCAATATGGGATCCTACTTGAAGTTCATTGCGCAATTGGACCTACCGGATGATCGAAAGGAAATGATCTTGTGGAAGAACGCTGCTGAATTATTCAAGATCGATGTGAGTGTGTTGAGATGA
- the deoC gene encoding deoxyribose-phosphate aldolase has protein sequence MATTTPTRRAMPDPRTTPTVDQVGIEERVARIKTRSIKKETKVQGMKLALSMIDLTTLEGADTPRKVQQLAYKAMHLHDSLPGLPTCAAVCVYPTLVKVAKKALGDSGVLVASVSTAFPSGQAPKSVKIADTKFAVSEGADEIDMVISRGHFHSGDYNFVFDEIAAIKEACGKARLKVILETGELGTYDKVRLASDIAIAAGADFIKTSTGKISPAATMPVTLVMLHAIRDHYLKTGVMIAMKPAGGIRKSKEALHYLMMVKEELGPEWLSKHWFRFGASSLANDILMQLQKEETGRYQSADYFSND, from the coding sequence ATGGCAACCACAACACCAACTCGCCGCGCAATGCCCGATCCACGCACAACACCAACGGTGGATCAAGTCGGCATTGAAGAACGCGTAGCGCGGATCAAAACGCGTAGCATCAAGAAAGAGACCAAAGTGCAAGGCATGAAGCTCGCACTTAGCATGATCGATCTTACCACATTGGAAGGAGCGGACACGCCAAGGAAAGTGCAACAACTTGCTTACAAGGCGATGCACTTGCATGATTCGTTGCCCGGACTTCCGACATGTGCTGCAGTATGTGTGTATCCCACCTTGGTGAAGGTTGCGAAGAAAGCGTTGGGCGATAGCGGGGTATTGGTAGCCTCCGTTTCTACCGCATTCCCAAGTGGTCAAGCACCCAAGTCAGTAAAGATCGCGGATACCAAGTTCGCCGTGAGCGAAGGTGCGGATGAGATCGATATGGTCATTAGCCGCGGTCATTTCCACAGTGGTGACTACAATTTTGTGTTCGATGAAATAGCAGCCATCAAAGAAGCATGTGGCAAAGCGCGATTGAAAGTTATTCTTGAGACAGGCGAATTGGGTACGTATGATAAAGTGCGTTTGGCCAGTGATATCGCCATTGCAGCGGGAGCTGATTTCATCAAGACCAGTACGGGTAAGATCAGCCCAGCGGCCACAATGCCGGTTACGTTGGTGATGCTACATGCTATCCGCGATCACTACCTTAAGACAGGTGTAATGATCGCCATGAAGCCTGCAGGTGGCATCCGTAAGAGCAAAGAAGCACTGCACTATCTAATGATGGTGAAAGAAGAACTAGGGCCGGAATGGTTAAGCAAACACTGGTTCCGGTTCGGTGCAAGCAGTTTGGCCAATGACATCCTCATGCAATTGCAGAAAGAGGAGACCGGCCGCTACCAAAGTGCTGATTACTTCAGTAACGATTGA
- a CDS encoding HlyD family efflux transporter periplasmic adaptor subunit, which yields MLDLSPQNPLPKLDSNTFGSFRTIGVAKANELFAKWVIAICVITIIGMFLPWTQNIRALGTLTSLSPDQRPQTVHAIIPGRLEEWFVREGQLVNKGDTILRLSEVKAEYFDPMLLDRTQQQITAKELTAKSYDEKVRSLDSQIDALTGGLRIKLEQAENKIIQAKLKIQSDSIRVVAARTEIRVADDQYARGEQQFKEGLVSKVELERRQVTQQRANATLIDAQNQLLNARNEFLNAQLEVNSIRNDYRDKLSKAESEKFASMSQFYTTEGEVSKMQVDLANYTVRAGNYYVTAPQQGYITRAIVTGLGETVKEGDPLVSVMPARFELAVELYVRPMDMPLINKGQKVRFFFDGWPSIVFSGWPNTSYGTFGGEVVAIDNFISPNGKYRILVGPDKDDEEWPSALRVGGAAVGFALMSDVPIWYELWRQVNGFPPDLYTGIEAVSTMPTKEK from the coding sequence ATGCTGGACCTTAGCCCACAAAACCCCTTACCAAAACTTGACAGCAACACATTCGGTTCGTTCCGGACCATCGGTGTTGCCAAGGCGAATGAATTGTTCGCGAAATGGGTTATCGCCATTTGCGTCATTACGATCATTGGCATGTTCCTTCCTTGGACACAGAATATCCGTGCACTCGGAACGCTCACTAGCCTTTCACCGGATCAGCGGCCACAGACCGTGCATGCCATTATTCCCGGAAGGCTCGAGGAGTGGTTCGTGCGCGAAGGACAACTCGTGAATAAAGGCGATACGATACTTCGACTGAGCGAGGTAAAGGCCGAATACTTCGATCCCATGCTCTTGGACCGTACACAACAGCAGATCACCGCGAAGGAATTGACCGCGAAGAGCTATGACGAGAAGGTTCGTTCCTTGGACTCACAGATCGATGCACTTACAGGTGGGCTGCGGATCAAACTGGAACAGGCAGAGAACAAGATCATACAAGCGAAGCTGAAGATCCAAAGCGATAGTATCCGCGTGGTGGCTGCGAGAACGGAGATCAGAGTGGCGGATGATCAATATGCAAGAGGCGAACAACAATTCAAGGAAGGTCTCGTGAGCAAAGTGGAATTGGAACGTCGCCAAGTTACCCAGCAACGAGCCAATGCAACACTGATCGACGCCCAGAACCAATTGCTCAATGCGCGCAACGAATTCCTGAACGCTCAGCTTGAGGTGAACAGCATCCGCAATGACTACCGCGACAAACTGAGTAAAGCCGAAAGCGAAAAGTTCGCCAGCATGAGCCAATTCTACACCACCGAAGGCGAAGTGAGCAAAATGCAAGTGGACCTCGCCAACTACACCGTGCGAGCCGGTAATTATTATGTGACAGCTCCTCAGCAGGGATACATCACAAGAGCAATCGTTACCGGTTTGGGTGAAACGGTCAAGGAAGGAGATCCGCTCGTGAGCGTAATGCCTGCACGATTCGAGCTTGCCGTGGAACTCTATGTAAGACCCATGGATATGCCGTTGATCAACAAAGGGCAGAAGGTGCGGTTCTTCTTCGATGGATGGCCGAGCATCGTTTTCAGTGGTTGGCCGAACACAAGCTATGGGACCTTCGGCGGGGAAGTCGTTGCCATCGACAATTTCATCAGCCCGAATGGTAAATACCGCATTCTGGTCGGCCCGGATAAAGACGACGAGGAATGGCCCAGTGCCTTGCGCGTTGGTGGAGCCGCAGTTGGATTCGCATTGATGAGCGATGTGCCGATATGGTATGAACTGTGGCGACAGGTCAATGGTTTTCCTCCGGATCTTTATACAGGGATCGAAGCCGTGAGCACGATGCCGACGAAAGAAAAATGA
- a CDS encoding VanZ family protein encodes MAPRAVWPPLLWSLVILFLCLLPGSKLPEWEWFALFDLDKLVHAGMFFVQALLLARVFNARQTPERWVLWSVLLSVTFGLATEFLQGMEALGRRTDLNDMIANTIGALVAGWYAARRVNSGKSVVPFLPAH; translated from the coding sequence ATGGCGCCACGCGCGGTCTGGCCTCCTTTGCTCTGGTCGCTGGTGATCCTGTTCCTATGTCTATTACCGGGCAGTAAATTGCCGGAGTGGGAATGGTTCGCATTGTTCGATCTGGACAAATTGGTCCATGCCGGAATGTTCTTTGTTCAAGCCTTGTTGCTCGCTAGAGTGTTCAATGCGCGACAAACTCCGGAACGATGGGTGCTCTGGTCCGTTCTACTGAGCGTGACCTTCGGTTTGGCAACTGAGTTTTTGCAAGGGATGGAAGCGCTTGGTCGCAGAACCGACCTCAACGATATGATAGCAAATACGATCGGAGCGTTGGTTGCAGGGTGGTACGCTGCACGCCGAGTGAACAGCGGTAAAAGCGTTGTTCCGTTCTTGCCCGCTCACTGA
- a CDS encoding acyltransferase, whose protein sequence is MAVVPQAHLAGRRWQYVDVLRGIAVILVILHHHAAGGIIGEYGWLGVDLFFVLSGFLVSGLIFDEYRRTNGFAGVRFLIRRGFKIYPSFYALIIVSALLMEVIGSRDPLMNYIAELFFFQNYHAGLWSHTWSLAVEEHFYLLLVFAAVVLMALPSRIKWRGMIVLSALLFLFFLALRIYTYQTIPYHVTTHFIPSHLRMDSLLGGVLLSAWHRFRPVSFKALFGRNSIVLIACMALFLAPVLFFRFGSTVMGTIGLSGAFLAGAIAVGMAVSRTPLPETSGIQRYIISPLAWVGGISYNTYLWHLLVLLVVEKVMVKFSLGGSILELMFFAAGSFLVGSIVTRFIEIPFLRMREKWYPKQSRSVK, encoded by the coding sequence ATGGCCGTTGTTCCGCAGGCCCATCTTGCCGGTCGAAGATGGCAGTATGTGGATGTACTTCGTGGCATTGCTGTGATACTGGTGATATTGCACCACCACGCAGCGGGCGGCATCATTGGCGAGTATGGATGGCTGGGCGTTGACCTGTTCTTCGTCCTTAGCGGTTTCCTGGTATCCGGATTGATCTTTGACGAATACCGGAGAACGAATGGCTTTGCGGGAGTAAGATTCCTGATACGCCGAGGCTTTAAGATCTATCCTTCATTTTACGCGTTGATCATAGTTTCCGCGCTTTTGATGGAGGTCATTGGCAGTCGTGATCCACTAATGAATTACATCGCCGAGCTGTTCTTCTTCCAGAACTATCACGCTGGCTTGTGGAGCCACACATGGTCATTGGCGGTTGAGGAACACTTCTATTTGCTACTTGTGTTCGCCGCAGTGGTATTGATGGCGCTACCATCCCGCATAAAATGGCGGGGCATGATCGTGTTGAGTGCGTTGCTTTTCCTATTCTTTCTTGCACTTCGCATCTATACGTACCAAACCATTCCATATCATGTTACCACACATTTCATTCCTTCACACCTAAGGATGGATTCATTGTTGGGGGGTGTTCTTTTGTCTGCTTGGCACCGGTTCAGGCCCGTAAGTTTCAAAGCTCTCTTCGGCCGCAATTCTATTGTGTTGATCGCATGTATGGCCTTATTCCTTGCACCGGTCCTCTTCTTTCGTTTTGGTTCCACCGTGATGGGTACCATTGGTTTGTCCGGCGCATTTCTAGCTGGAGCCATCGCGGTAGGCATGGCTGTTTCCAGAACCCCGCTGCCGGAGACAAGTGGTATTCAACGATACATCATCAGTCCGCTGGCATGGGTTGGTGGTATTTCCTACAATACCTACCTATGGCATTTGCTTGTGCTATTGGTCGTGGAAAAAGTGATGGTCAAGTTCAGCCTCGGAGGTAGTATCCTTGAACTCATGTTCTTCGCAGCGGGTTCATTTCTGGTCGGCTCCATCGTTACGCGTTTCATCGAGATCCCTTTTTTGCGCATGCGCGAGAAGTGGTACCCAAAACAAAGCCGATCGGTCAAGTGA
- a CDS encoding TolC family protein, which produces MKTTLLIGILLLGCASHAQTPADGGTLTRETFVKLVLKNHPIARQATLRTGLGEATVRSARGGFDPMATASYAEKRFDGFEYFEIMDAGLKVPTWFGVDLVGGFQNTDGFYLNPQGTTPDNGLIKAGVEVPIGQGLFMDQRRATLRKAQAYQRGTEGERQEMLNQLLLTALGDHTDWVATYEQLRISDTAVVLASRRFDQVRGSFRGGDRPAIDTLEAYLQVQDRLMRKQQAQLDHLNAGLRLSNHLWDDAQRPLELQPGITPVISDLASPIVFTLADSSIARAIEIHPMLQRSQARIDQIEVDRRLRAEFLKPQLDLKYNWLGNGGALSNEPGTTLLGDGHQLGVGFQMPLLLRRERGELTLAKLRLTDAELSLERDQAVIRNKILERRNDIATYRQQTDLGADMVTNYARLLNAETQRFEVGESSLFIVNGREVPLIESRLKQVAFEAKLRKAYFALDHDAGTLWNAWTNNTTQP; this is translated from the coding sequence ATGAAAACAACGCTACTCATCGGAATTTTGCTTCTTGGCTGTGCTTCGCATGCTCAAACGCCAGCGGACGGCGGAACGCTCACCAGGGAAACATTCGTGAAGCTGGTGTTGAAGAACCATCCTATTGCACGCCAAGCAACCTTGCGCACTGGTCTAGGGGAAGCTACCGTACGCAGTGCCCGTGGTGGTTTTGACCCAATGGCAACTGCCAGTTACGCTGAGAAACGATTCGATGGATTCGAGTACTTCGAGATAATGGACGCTGGACTCAAAGTGCCTACTTGGTTCGGAGTGGACCTTGTTGGTGGTTTCCAGAATACGGATGGTTTCTACTTGAACCCGCAAGGCACTACCCCGGACAATGGGCTTATCAAAGCTGGAGTTGAAGTACCGATCGGTCAGGGATTGTTCATGGACCAACGCCGCGCAACCTTGCGCAAGGCACAAGCATACCAACGTGGAACAGAAGGCGAACGGCAAGAAATGCTGAACCAGTTGTTGCTAACGGCTTTAGGCGATCACACGGATTGGGTTGCTACTTATGAGCAACTACGCATCAGTGATACTGCCGTGGTCCTGGCAAGCAGGCGCTTCGATCAGGTACGTGGTAGCTTTAGAGGAGGGGATCGGCCTGCCATTGATACACTTGAGGCCTATTTACAAGTTCAAGACCGCTTAATGCGAAAACAACAAGCGCAACTTGACCATCTGAACGCCGGCCTCCGATTGAGCAACCATTTGTGGGATGATGCGCAACGCCCCTTAGAGTTACAACCAGGTATAACACCAGTGATCAGCGACCTCGCATCACCGATCGTATTCACCCTTGCGGACAGCAGTATTGCGCGCGCTATCGAAATACATCCAATGTTACAACGATCACAAGCACGCATCGATCAGATAGAAGTGGATCGACGCCTCCGCGCTGAATTCCTAAAACCGCAACTGGACCTGAAATACAATTGGTTGGGCAACGGCGGTGCGTTAAGCAATGAGCCAGGTACTACCTTACTTGGCGATGGACATCAATTAGGAGTCGGGTTCCAAATGCCATTGCTCTTGCGCAGAGAACGCGGAGAACTCACGCTTGCCAAATTGCGGCTCACGGATGCTGAGCTTAGCTTGGAACGCGATCAGGCAGTGATCCGGAACAAGATACTTGAACGCCGGAACGACATTGCTACTTACCGCCAACAGACCGACCTCGGAGCAGACATGGTGACGAATTATGCGCGTCTTTTAAATGCTGAAACCCAACGATTCGAAGTAGGTGAAAGTTCGCTTTTCATTGTGAACGGACGCGAAGTCCCATTGATCGAATCGCGCTTGAAGCAAGTGGCCTTCGAAGCCAAATTGCGCAAAGCCTATTTCGCGTTGGACCACGACGCAGGAACGCTTTGGAACGCTTGGACGAATAACACAACACAGCCATGA